Part of the Niallia alba genome is shown below.
CGATTTCATCCGCACTTAAATCAAAACGATTCGTTAACAAGTGTAGCTCATTTCCTTTTGTATCCCATACTTTGATCAAACGGAAAACATTCTCCGATCGATTTTGTGTGGTTCCAATGACGACCATCTCATCCGATAACACAGAAGAATCTTCTGGTAACGAGAGTGTTTCAAGGCTACGTACAACCGCATTTTTACGCAGTCGAGAGACGAAGAAATAGCCTTCATCTGTCATGCGATCGAATCGTTCATAGTCCAAGTATCCACGATCAAACACATACATGCATTCTTTGTCATCGACCAGGATCTCAAGCTGGCCTCGGTCATGTTCGTTGGCATTTGTAAGCACGGATTGATCTGGATAGGAATGACCTTTTTCCATAAATACGAGGCGTAGATGGAGCTTCACACCAGATTTGGTTTTTCGAAATTTTGCCCACTTATGGTTGTTCAAGTTTAATGGTAATGTACTGGAATCAATAATTTTAAGAGGTGTTGTCGTTTTTCGTCTCGCTTGAAAATCAGTCTTCCGATGAATTTGCTTGACTAAATCAAGAAAAATAGTTTGGAAAAACTCCGTTGGAACCAGATTTAATCGCCTACCCAGTTGAGAGAAACTAATGGAATCAAGTTGAGTGGCGTTTTGTAATTCTTCTGAAAACACGCAATCACTTAATGCACGCAAACTCTCCGTTTCATGGAGTTGTGCATATAGTAGTAATTTCAAAAAGGAAGTCATATGCAGCTTCTTCGTATAGTAATTTAATTGATAGTTTTTCACTTGTTCCTCTAACAAATTGTTGGAAATAGGTGAAAGCCATTGTTCAAATGATGTTTTTCGTGTAAACTTATCCATGCGTTAGTCCTTTATTTTGGATTTGGATAGGTTACTACCACCAACCCATTATAAAGGCTTTTTTTATAGAAAAGTTTATTTGCGGAAAATTTAATTTATTTAGCTATGTTGAATTATTTTAATGCGACACTAGTGAAACCGCTTATATAAATAATACTCTAATAATTCCTGAGCTTTATTACGAAGGCGTGGGTTAAAGTAGTTATGAAATTCCTCATATCCGTTATAAATAAATAAAAACATGGTAAATGCTTCATCACGATTTACTTCTTGTATCTTCATTGTATGCCTATACATATAACTCTTCGTTTTTTTAAACTCCAATTGTACTGCTTTCATTGAATTTTCGATAAGGTCTATATAAGGTTGTTTTAATTTAAAATTACTTATTTTGACGACCTGTAGATCCCGATTAAGTATAGTTAAAAGCATAGGAAGATAAATGGCCTTTTCCATAATGTCTCTTTGTATTTCAGGAATTCGTGTCATATCCTTTAGCCCCTTCTTTTTTTGATGGATAGAACGTTTGTTCTTATATGATAATACTTGTTTTGTTTCTTATTTTCAAGTGAATAATTGCAGGAAGTGGAATGTTAAGCATACAATTTCTTTAAAAACTTCTAAAAGATGTTTGTTTTTTCAATAGGAAAACTTAAGGTATAGAATAACTAAGCAGCCTGAATTATGTAGACTCATGCAAGGATTAGCGAGACCCTGGAAATCGAAGGTATTCAGTCTACAGATCAGTAGCAACAAACTTTACAAAAATAGGCAAAATTTTAAAAGGAAATAAGGAGGGGAAAGTATTTCATTCGTCGAAATATATAATAACTTTAACAAGGAAGGAAGATGGAAGTGAAAGAAAGTAAAAGAATAAATGCAGAGGATTTATATGAATTAAAATCTGTGGTGGATCCACAAGTTAATGGAATAGGGCAAGAATGTTTATATGTACTCACTTCCATTTGTAAAGAAACCGATAAGTATTATTCTAATATTTTTCATAAGAATTTAAATACACTTGAAACCTCTCAATGGACATTTGGGAAGGATCGAAACCATTCTCCAAGATGGTCACCAAATGGAGAACAAGTTGTCTTTATTTCTAATCGTTCTGGGAAAAATCAATTATTTTTATTAAGTAAAAAAGGGGGAGAAGCAAAGCAGCTTACTTATTTAGTGAATGGAGTAAGTAATCCAGTCTGGTCTCCCGATGGCAAAGAAATAGCTTTTCAAAGTAATTTCAAAACAGGTGAAACCGTAGCAGACAAAGAGTCTAAAAAGGAAGACAAAGAGGACAACCTTACTGCCTTAGAGGTAACTAACATGAAGTACAAATCAGATGGCAAAGGCTTTTGGGATGGAAGTTATGATCATATTGCGGTGATCGATATCGAAAGTGGTAATATGGAGCAACTTACGACTGGAGACAATAATTATTACTTGCAAAGCTGGTCACCAGATGGACAATATATAGCTATTAGTGCAGATCAAAATAAAGAGAAGGATTTTAGTTTTATCTCTGATATTTATTTATATAACAGAAAAGAGAAAAACTGGAAGAGGATTACGGAAAGCAATGGGAATTATGGGAAAGTAACATGGACGCCTGATAGTAAAAGAATAGGATTAATCGGAAGCGACAGAGAGTATGAGAATGCTACTCTATCAAAACTATGGGTATATGATTTAGAATCTGATTTTCTACAATGCTTGACTCCAGAGTGGGATGTTAATGTTGGCGATTATGCAATCGGTGATTTTCAACAGGGAGTAGTAACACCTGGAATGCTGTGGGGAGAGGATAATGAAAGCTTTACTTTCTTAGCATCCGATCATGGAAATACAGTTGTTTATTTTGGAAATATTTCTGGAGCAATCTATCCATCTCTCATTGATAATCAGCATGTATACGGCTTATCCACTGGAGGAAGTTTAAAAAAGGCGGTTGTAGCTATTAGTACACCTACACATCCAGGAGATTTATATACTCTAGATTTAGAGACAGGAGAGATTCAGCAAATTACAGAGGTGAATAAAGAATTTGCTGAATCGCATGCTTTTTCCGAAGCTGAACCGCTACAATTTGCGTCTCGAGATGGCTGGGAGCTTCATGGTTGGTTAATGAAGCCACAAGGTTTTAAAGAGGGAGAAAAATATCCATTAGTATTAGAGATTCATGGAGGGCCGCATGCCATGTATGCTAATTCTTATTTTCATGAATTTCAAACACTAGCTTCCAATGGCTTTGCTGTATTATTTATTAATCCGAGAGGAAGCCATGGCTATGGACAGCAATTTGTAGACGCTGTCCGCGGCGATTATGGTGGGAAGGATTATGAGGATATTATGGATGCTGTAGACTATTGCTTAGAGACATTTAATTTTATTGATTCTTCACGTTTAGGTGTTACAGGCGGTAGTTATGGCGGCTTTATGACTAACTGGATTGTGGGACATACCGATCGTTTTAAGGCTGCAGTCACACAGCGATCCATTTCTAATTGGATAAGTTTTTATGGGGTTAGTGATATTGGCTATTATTTTGCTGATTGGCAAATTAAAGCAGATTTAAATGATATCGAAACACTGTGGAAGCATTCTCCCTTAACCTATGTAAAGAATATTAAAACTCCATTGCTTATTTTGCATGGAGAAAAGGATTATCGCTGTCCAATTGAACAAGCAGAGCAATTGTTTATTGCATTAAAGATACAGAAGAAGGAAACAAAATTTGTTCGTTTTCCAGAATCAAATCATGAACTTTCCAGAAGTGGAAAACCTGCCCTTAGAATAGAGAGACTGAACTATATTAACAATTGGTTTTTGGAATACGTATAATGAATCAATAATCGAAGGTGCCATTTGGTGCCTTCTTTTTATAGGAGGAGAGGTTGTTATTTTAGATCATTATATACATCAACAGCCTTTCTAAAAATAACGAAGAATGAGTAGATGAATAGACAAAAAAAGTACAGTGTTACCCTGCAATGTAATTTTAAGCAAGAAAAAAATGTCTAATGGAACTTTTTTTGATATGATAGTAAAAAGAAAGTTTATGATTAAGTAATTAAGGGGTTAGATAATAAGTAGGATTTTACATAGAAAAGAAGGTCTATATTTTTGTGCAAAGGTTACAATTGATAATAATACATGCTTAAAAACGATTATGAATATGGAAAGGATTAAATGAAATGGGGAGAACGGAATATAGAAAAGGAAAGAAAAGAAGGAGATTACGAAAAGGAAGAGTCTTCTTTCTATTCCTCATTCTATTTATATTATTTGCAGGGATATATAGTATTTTTCAATTTAAACAAGGAGAAAAGCAATCATTAGGTAAACTTGGTGTGGATGAGGTTAAATATGAATTTAATGGGGAAGAGGATATTAACGGAGGAACGAATATTCTTTTACTAGGAAGTGACCAGCGTAAAGGAGAAACACAATCTCGCACAGACACGATAATGATTGCCCAATATCATCCAGATAAAGGTACATATAAAATCATTTCCTTAATGAGAGATATGTATGTAGAGATACCAGGATATGGACAAGGTAGGATTAATACAGCTTATACAATTGATGGTCCTGAACTACTTAGACAAACAATCAAACAAAATTTTGATATAGATTTGCAATATTATGCCATTATTAATTTTGAAGGATTTGAAGCAGTTATTGATGAAGCCTTCCCGAATGGCGTAGAAATCGATGTAGAAAAACAAATGTCAAAAAATATTGGTGTTACGTTAGAGCCAGGAGTACAGCATTTAAATGGAAAGCAGTTATTAGGATATGTTCGTTTCCGCCATGATGCAGAATCTGACTTTGGAAGAGTAGCGAGACAGCAAAAAACGTTACAAGCAATCGCTGATCAAGTTTCTGCAGTCCAGACATTTGCTAAGCTACCAAAACTTGCAGGGGTAATTATGCCTTATATAAATACGAGCATGGACACGGGAGATATGCTGTTTATCGGAAAAGATTTATTAACTTCAAAAAATCACGAGGTAGAATCATTACGAGTTCCTGTAGATGGAAGCTTCCAGGATATGAAAGTGAACGGAGCCGCTGTCTTATTGATTGATTTAGAAGCGAATAAAGCAGCAATAAAAGAATTTTTAGCTCAATAATTCGGATTTTTTTTAACATATTCTTTATATTTAGATAGTAATAGATGAATTAAAATGGAATAGTCAGGTAGAGTTATCCCACTCTTAACGGACAGTAAAACTCCCGCCTCGAACTGATGAGAATATGAGGAAGATCAACTGTCCGTAAAGGTTCGAATGGTTCAACTAACCATCAGTGGGGGAGGAAGGAAAACCCCCACTGATGGAAGTTTCACTTTATTTTGTTCATTGAAATGCTATAAGTAAATTGTTTAGTTAGAAGAGGAAAGGTACAAGGAATCCTTACGTTTTTTAATGGGATTCATTGAAACGAACTTAATTAAAAGAATACACATACGAAAAGATGCGTAAGTTATACAAGGGGTTTTGTGCTCATGGATATCAACTTAATTAAAGAATGGTTTACGCTTGAAAAAATAATGGATTTAATAGATAGTTATCGTTCATTTGGACCGTTGCCAGGTGTCTTATTGCCAATGATAGAAGCGTTTATCCCTTTTTTGCCGCTTTTTGTTTTTATTATGGCTAATGTAAATGCATTTGGATTTTGGCTGGGATTTCTATATTCATGGGCTGGAACAATTTTAGGAGCATTGCTTGTATTTTCGATTATAAGAAGATATGGAAAAAAAAGATTACTAAGGTTTTTAAGTAATCACAAAAAGGTGCAGAAACCAATGATTTGGATTGAAAAGCATGGATTTGGTCCCTTGTTTTTGCTTCTATGTTTTCCGTTTACACCTTCTGCCCTTGTAAATATAGTCGCTGGTTTGTCGAGAATAAGTACGAGCCAATATGTTCTCGCAGTAATTGCAGGAAAGCTAGTTATGATTAGTACAATTAGCTTTATCGGTTATGATTTGAAGTCAATGATTACTCAGCCGTTACGTACGATTCCTGTCGTAATTGCGATCTTTATTCTTTGGGTTATTGGAAAAAGGATCGAGATAAAAATGAATAGTGCAGGTATAGATGAGAAAGAGAGAAGCCATTAGAAAATATGGTCTGTAAATTTTGTTTGGAGGAGATAGAGGTTGAAAGAAGCAATAAAGAAAGAAAGCATAGAATGGTTAAAGGCATTTGCGATCGGGATTATCATCTTTGTTATAATTCGTGCTTTTTTCTTCTCCAATTATGTAGTGGAAGGTGAATCGATGATGCCAACATTACAGGACGGAAATAAATTAGTTGTTAATAAAGTTGGTTATAAAATGACTGATTTTAATCACTTTGATATTATTGTTTTTCATGCTAACGAAAATGATGATTATGTGAAACGAGTAATTGGCATCCCTGGAGATAAAGTAGAATATAGAGATGACCATCTATTTATAAATGGGAAAAAGTATGAGGAGCCTTTTCTAGATGATTACCGGAAACAAGTATCTACCGGAAGATTAACTGGGAATTTTACGTTGGAAGAGATCACGGGAGAGGTTACGGTGCCAAAAGGAAAATTATTTGTATTAGGGGACAATCGTTTAGGAAGCTGGGATAGTCGACATTTTGGTTTTATTCCGATTGATCAAGTAGTTGGAAAGGTAAGTTTGCGTTATTGGCCATTTAATGAAATACAATTTTCCTTTTAGTTTTGCTGGATTAAATGAGAACTCAAAATTGGGTTCTTTTTTTTCGTTACTTATAGGAAGAGAAAAAATATCCAGTATCACTTTTCTATGGAAACATGTGTTTCTATGATATGATGTTATTTACATATAAAATATTATTGAGATAAAGAAAAAGGGGGGAGCATTGGATGAGTGTTCGTTTATTACTAGGTCGATCTGGTACCGGAAAAACAAGGTTTTGTATAGAAGAAATCCAAGCGAAACTTGCCGAAAATCCGGAAGGCAATCCCATTATTTACATCGTTCCAGATCAGATGACCTTTTTATCCGATCAGCGTTTACTATCTGGTTCCGAGGTGCAAGGAATGTTTCGGGCGCAAGTATACAGTTTTACCCGTCTTGCATGGAGAGTATTGCAAGAAACAGGCGGAATCAGTCGCTACCATATAAATAGCATGGGCGTAAGTATGCTAATTCGAAAAATTATTGAAGAGAATAAGAATGAACTAACCCTTTTCAAAAAGGTTGCCGATAAAAACGGATTTATTGATCAAGTAGAACAATTGGTCACAGAATTTAGAAGATACACGGTTACTCCAGACGAACTATTATCGACGAAAGAGCAGTTGGGGGAAACAAAAGAATCTACAAAAGCATTAATGGATAAAATAAGTGATCTTGAATTAATATATGAAAAATTCGAAGCAAGAATTGTTGGGAAATATATCGATGGAGAGGATTATTTCCGTTTGCTTGCAGAAAAGATTAGCGAATCTTCTTATTTACAAAATGCAGAAATTTATATTGATGGTTTTTACAGTTTTACCCCACAAGAATATTTAATCATTCAACAGTTAATGCATATATGTGAACGAGTGACAATCACAAATACATTAGAACCGTTATCTTCCCAAATGGATGATTTAAGTTTGTTTCGTATGACGACTGAATCTTTCCAAACAGTCCAGACGATGGCAAAGCAATTAGGAGTGGAAGTCGAACTTGTAAAGTTCAAAGAATCAAAAAAGAATAGCCATCCATCGTTAGCATATATAGAAAGTCATTTTGACAGTAGACCAGCAAAAGCTTATAAAGAAGAAACAACAATCACATTTGCTGAAAGTATTAATCCTCGAGCAGAAATAGAAGGAATCGCACGTGAAATAATCAAGCTTGTTAGAAATAAGAATTACCGCTATCGAGAGATCAGTCTGCTTTCTCGTAATTTGTCTACATATCAGAATATTATGGAGACTGTTTTTAGAGATTATCATATTCCTTTCTTTATTGATCAAAAAAGTAGAATGCATGATCATCCTTTAGTGGAGTTAATTCGATCATCTTTGGAAATTTTTGAAACAAATTGGCGCTATGAGCCCGTCTTTCGGTCGATAAAGACAGAATTACTATTTCCTCTTCATGAACGCAAAAATAATATTAGGGAAAAAGTAGACAGGCTTGAAAATTATTGCCTTGCCTATGGAATAAAGGGAAGCAGGTGGACTTCAAAAGAACGCTGGAAGTATAGAAGAATCAAAGGGCTAGAATTTGATCAAGGTGTTCAGACAGACGCAGAAAAGGAATTCGAGCAAGAATTAAATGAGTTGCGCCTCTCTTTAACTGCGCCGTTAATTCGGCTTCAAAATCGTTTGAAAAGAGGGAAAACAGGTAGAGCAAAATGTGAAGCATTATATTTATTTTTAGAAGAACTTGAAGTACCAGTGAAAATGGAACACTGGAAGAATGAACTAGAGGAAAAAGGAGAGTTAGTAAAGGCTGGAGAACATGATCAAGCTTGGAATAGTATAGTAGATTTACTAGATCAATTTGTCGAGATACTAGGGGAAGAGGAGTTTTCAATAAAGCAATTTGCAACTGTTATTGGTGCAGGCTTGGATACATTAAAATTTTCCCTAGTCCCTCCAGCATTGGATCAAGTATTGATCGCTGATTTAGAACAATCGCGTTTAAATGATATAAAAGTTGCGTTTGTCATTGGTCTAAATGAGGGTGTTTTTCCATCAAGATTCCAGGATGAGGGCATACTTGCGGATAGTGATAGAGAAGCATTACAACAAAAAGGCATGAAGCTTGCTCCTACTAGTAAAACAAGACTGTTAGATGAGGAGTTTCTTGCCTACAAAGCATTTACAACGCCATCCGATCATCTTTACTTAACTTACCCGCTGGCAAATGATGAAGGAAAATCTATTTTGCCATCTACTTATATCAAAAGAATGCAAGATTTATTTCCTAAAGCGACAACCATCTATTATATGTCAGATCCAAAAGAACTGTCAGAAGAAGGACAGTTAGATTATGTAGTTCATTTTCAAACAACCTTATCTTACTTAACAGGGCAGCTTTATTTAAAGAAAAGAGAGTATCCAATTTATGATTTTTGGTGGGATGTTTACAATGAATATATCGGACATCCAAACTGGAAGGAACCAGCCAAAAAAGTATTTTCTAGTTTAACCTATCAAAATAAAACGGAGCAATTATCGGAGCAAACAAGCAGCGAGTTATATGGGGAAACTATTTCAGCCAGTGTTTCAAGAATGGAATTATTTCACGCGTGTCCATTTTCACATTTTGCAACCCATGGATTAAAGCTTCGAGAACGGCAAGTATATCGCTTAGAAGCACCTGCTATAGGGGATTTATTTCATGCTGCTTTAAAATATATTGCAGAAACGGTTATGCATAAAGAGTTAATGTGGTCTAGCTTAACGAGGGAGCAGTGTGAAAGATTAGCAAGAGATGCGGTAGATATGTTAGCACCGAAATTGCAAAATGAGATACTACTTAGCACTAATAGACATCATTATATAAAAAGAAAGCTAGAGCAAATTATTAGCAGAGCTTCACTTATTTTGAGCGAGCATGCCAAACATAGCGGATTCGCACCAATCGATTTAGAGCTTGAATTTGGACCACAAGGTAAGCTGCCGTCTATTTCTTTTCCGTTGAAAAATGGCACAAATATGAATTTAATTGGCAGAATCGATCGTGTTGATAAAGCAGTTGTTGGTGATGAAGTATATTTACGAGTAATTGACTATAAATCAAGCGGCCAAGAATTGAATATGAACGAAGTATATTATGGTTTATCCTTACAGATGCTTACTTATTTAGATTTAATCATTACAAATAGCACGATTTTAGTAGATAAGGAAGCGAGTCCAGCTGGAGTACTATATTTTCATGTTCACAATCCGATGATTTCAAGTAAGAAAATATTAACGCTAGAAGAAATTGAAGAAGAGCTATTAAAGAAATTTAAAATGAATGGACTAATGCTTGGAGAAGAACGAGTCATTCAATTAATGGATGAAACGTTGGAAAAAGGGAATTCTCCGATTGTACCAGCTGGCTTTAAAACAGATGGAACTCTTACAAAAGCGTCTAAAGTAGCCACTAGAGATGACTTTAATGAAATGCAAAAATTCGTTCGTCACAAATATAGGGATTCAGGAAATAAGATTATTAGTGGCGAAGTAGGAATTGAGCCATATCGATTAAATGATAAGAAGCCTTGTACTTTCTGTTCCTTTAAGTCTGTTTGTCAATTTGATGAAGCGCTGGAAACAAATCAATATAGACAATTGCCAGCCTATTCAAAGGAAGAGGTGCTGCAATTAATCAGAGAGGAGGCTAATACAAGTGAAAGAGATTAAGATACCGGACAAACCAGCAGATGTTACCTGGACAGACGATCAATGGAAAGCGATTATGTCTAGCGGGCAGGACATTTTAGTTGCTGCAGCAGCTGGTTCTGGTAAAACAGCTGTATTAGTAGAAAGAATGATTCGAAAAATAGTATCTGATCAGCCTATAAATGTCGATGAATTGCTTGTAGTTACGTTTACGAATGCATCAGCAGCGGAAATGAAGCACCGGATTGGCGAGGTATTGGAAAAGGAAATTAACGCAAATCCAACGTCGCAGCATTTAAAAAGACAATTGGCGCTTTTAAATAAAGCTCATATTTCTACAATTCATTCTTTTTGTTTAGAAGTCATTCGAAAATATTATTATGTCATTGATTTGGATCCAGGCTTTCGAATTGCCGATGAAACAGAAGCGCAATTGTTAAGAGATGAATGTTTAGAAGATCTTTTTGAAGAAGAATATGGAAAAGAAAACAATGTTGCATTTTTTGATCTAGTAGATGCATTTACGAACGATCGTAGTGACGATGCTCTCCAACGTATGATTCAAGAAATCTATGATTTTTCTCGTGCTAATCCATTCCCGTCTGCTTATTTACAGTCTTTAATCAAGATGTATGCTATCGGTGAAGATACGGACATTATGGAATTACCATTTATGCAGCATTTAATCGATGATGTGGAGCTACAACTAGAAGGAGTAAGAAAGCTGC
Proteins encoded:
- a CDS encoding TVP38/TMEM64 family protein; protein product: MDINLIKEWFTLEKIMDLIDSYRSFGPLPGVLLPMIEAFIPFLPLFVFIMANVNAFGFWLGFLYSWAGTILGALLVFSIIRRYGKKRLLRFLSNHKKVQKPMIWIEKHGFGPLFLLLCFPFTPSALVNIVAGLSRISTSQYVLAVIAGKLVMISTISFIGYDLKSMITQPLRTIPVVIAIFILWVIGKRIEIKMNSAGIDEKERSH
- the lepB gene encoding signal peptidase I yields the protein MKEAIKKESIEWLKAFAIGIIIFVIIRAFFFSNYVVEGESMMPTLQDGNKLVVNKVGYKMTDFNHFDIIVFHANENDDYVKRVIGIPGDKVEYRDDHLFINGKKYEEPFLDDYRKQVSTGRLTGNFTLEEITGEVTVPKGKLFVLGDNRLGSWDSRHFGFIPIDQVVGKVSLRYWPFNEIQFSF
- the addB gene encoding helicase-exonuclease AddAB subunit AddB, producing the protein MSVRLLLGRSGTGKTRFCIEEIQAKLAENPEGNPIIYIVPDQMTFLSDQRLLSGSEVQGMFRAQVYSFTRLAWRVLQETGGISRYHINSMGVSMLIRKIIEENKNELTLFKKVADKNGFIDQVEQLVTEFRRYTVTPDELLSTKEQLGETKESTKALMDKISDLELIYEKFEARIVGKYIDGEDYFRLLAEKISESSYLQNAEIYIDGFYSFTPQEYLIIQQLMHICERVTITNTLEPLSSQMDDLSLFRMTTESFQTVQTMAKQLGVEVELVKFKESKKNSHPSLAYIESHFDSRPAKAYKEETTITFAESINPRAEIEGIAREIIKLVRNKNYRYREISLLSRNLSTYQNIMETVFRDYHIPFFIDQKSRMHDHPLVELIRSSLEIFETNWRYEPVFRSIKTELLFPLHERKNNIREKVDRLENYCLAYGIKGSRWTSKERWKYRRIKGLEFDQGVQTDAEKEFEQELNELRLSLTAPLIRLQNRLKRGKTGRAKCEALYLFLEELEVPVKMEHWKNELEEKGELVKAGEHDQAWNSIVDLLDQFVEILGEEEFSIKQFATVIGAGLDTLKFSLVPPALDQVLIADLEQSRLNDIKVAFVIGLNEGVFPSRFQDEGILADSDREALQQKGMKLAPTSKTRLLDEEFLAYKAFTTPSDHLYLTYPLANDEGKSILPSTYIKRMQDLFPKATTIYYMSDPKELSEEGQLDYVVHFQTTLSYLTGQLYLKKREYPIYDFWWDVYNEYIGHPNWKEPAKKVFSSLTYQNKTEQLSEQTSSELYGETISASVSRMELFHACPFSHFATHGLKLRERQVYRLEAPAIGDLFHAALKYIAETVMHKELMWSSLTREQCERLARDAVDMLAPKLQNEILLSTNRHHYIKRKLEQIISRASLILSEHAKHSGFAPIDLELEFGPQGKLPSISFPLKNGTNMNLIGRIDRVDKAVVGDEVYLRVIDYKSSGQELNMNEVYYGLSLQMLTYLDLIITNSTILVDKEASPAGVLYFHVHNPMISSKKILTLEEIEEELLKKFKMNGLMLGEERVIQLMDETLEKGNSPIVPAGFKTDGTLTKASKVATRDDFNEMQKFVRHKYRDSGNKIISGEVGIEPYRLNDKKPCTFCSFKSVCQFDEALETNQYRQLPAYSKEEVLQLIREEANTSERD
- a CDS encoding IS4 family transposase; translated protein: MDKFTRKTSFEQWLSPISNNLLEEQVKNYQLNYYTKKLHMTSFLKLLLYAQLHETESLRALSDCVFSEELQNATQLDSISFSQLGRRLNLVPTEFFQTIFLDLVKQIHRKTDFQARRKTTTPLKIIDSSTLPLNLNNHKWAKFRKTKSGVKLHLRLVFMEKGHSYPDQSVLTNANEHDRGQLEILVDDKECMYVFDRGYLDYERFDRMTDEGYFFVSRLRKNAVVRSLETLSLPEDSSVLSDEMVVIGTTQNRSENVFRLIKVWDTKGNELHLLTNRFDLSADEIAELYKSRWAIELFFKWMKQHLNIKKFFGQSEQAVHNQVYIAMIVYCLNVLAQRNTKSKRSYLQISRYLKAALWKPEHIWLRKIGGNTVP
- a CDS encoding S9 family peptidase, with the translated sequence MEVKESKRINAEDLYELKSVVDPQVNGIGQECLYVLTSICKETDKYYSNIFHKNLNTLETSQWTFGKDRNHSPRWSPNGEQVVFISNRSGKNQLFLLSKKGGEAKQLTYLVNGVSNPVWSPDGKEIAFQSNFKTGETVADKESKKEDKEDNLTALEVTNMKYKSDGKGFWDGSYDHIAVIDIESGNMEQLTTGDNNYYLQSWSPDGQYIAISADQNKEKDFSFISDIYLYNRKEKNWKRITESNGNYGKVTWTPDSKRIGLIGSDREYENATLSKLWVYDLESDFLQCLTPEWDVNVGDYAIGDFQQGVVTPGMLWGEDNESFTFLASDHGNTVVYFGNISGAIYPSLIDNQHVYGLSTGGSLKKAVVAISTPTHPGDLYTLDLETGEIQQITEVNKEFAESHAFSEAEPLQFASRDGWELHGWLMKPQGFKEGEKYPLVLEIHGGPHAMYANSYFHEFQTLASNGFAVLFINPRGSHGYGQQFVDAVRGDYGGKDYEDIMDAVDYCLETFNFIDSSRLGVTGGSYGGFMTNWIVGHTDRFKAAVTQRSISNWISFYGVSDIGYYFADWQIKADLNDIETLWKHSPLTYVKNIKTPLLILHGEKDYRCPIEQAEQLFIALKIQKKETKFVRFPESNHELSRSGKPALRIERLNYINNWFLEYV
- a CDS encoding LCP family protein → MGRTEYRKGKKRRRLRKGRVFFLFLILFILFAGIYSIFQFKQGEKQSLGKLGVDEVKYEFNGEEDINGGTNILLLGSDQRKGETQSRTDTIMIAQYHPDKGTYKIISLMRDMYVEIPGYGQGRINTAYTIDGPELLRQTIKQNFDIDLQYYAIINFEGFEAVIDEAFPNGVEIDVEKQMSKNIGVTLEPGVQHLNGKQLLGYVRFRHDAESDFGRVARQQKTLQAIADQVSAVQTFAKLPKLAGVIMPYINTSMDTGDMLFIGKDLLTSKNHEVESLRVPVDGSFQDMKVNGAAVLLIDLEANKAAIKEFLAQ